A genomic window from Engraulis encrasicolus isolate BLACKSEA-1 chromosome 14, IST_EnEncr_1.0, whole genome shotgun sequence includes:
- the gnat1 gene encoding guanine nucleotide-binding protein G(t) subunit alpha-1, which yields MGAGGSAEDKHSRELEKRLKEDADKDARTVKLLLLGAGESGKSTIVKQMKIIHKDGYTLEECLEFIVIIYGNTLSSILAIVRAMTTLNIGYGDSGAADDARKLMHLADTIEEGTMPKEMADIILRLWKDSGIQACFDRASEYQLNDSAGYYLNDLERLVQPGYVPTEQDVLRSRVKTTGIIETQFSFKDLHFRMFDVGGQRSERKKWIHCFEGVTCIIFIAALSAYDMVLVEDDEVNRMHESLHLFNSICNHRYFAATSIVLFLNKKDVFTEKIKKAHLSMCFPEYDGPNTYEDAGNYIKMQFLDLNLRRDIKEIYSHMTCATDTQNVKFVFDAVTDIIIKENLKDCGLF from the exons atgggGGCCGGAGGCAGCGCTGAGGATAAGCACTCCAGGGAGCTGGAGAAGAGGCTGAAAGAGGATGCAGACAAGGACGCCAGGACCGTCAAGCTGCTGCTACTGG GTGCTGGAGAGTCGGGCAAGAGCACCATTGTCAAGCAGATGAA AATTATCCACAAAGATGGTTACACCCTGGAAGAGTGCTTGGAGTTCATTGTCATTATATACGGCAACACGCTATCGTCTATCTTGGCCATTGTGAGGGCCATGACCACTCTCAACATCGGCTATGGAGATAGCGGTGCAGCT gatgATGCCAGGAAGCTAATGCACTTGGCGGACACCATCGAGGAGGGCACCATGCCAAAGGAAATGGCAGACATCATCCTGAGGCTGTGGAAAGACTCGGGAATCCAGGCGTGCTTCGACAGGGCCTCAGAGTACCAGCTGAACGACTCGGCTGGATA TTACCTTAACGATCTGGAGCGGTTAGTTCAGCCTGGCTATGTCCCCACTGAGCAGGATGTGCTGCGTTCTCGAGTCAAGACCACTGGTATCATCGAGACCCAGTTCTCCTTCAAAGACCTCCATTTCAG AATGTTTGACGTGGGTGGCCAGCGCTCCGAGAGGAAGAAGTGGATCCACTGCTTTGAAGGTGTCACCTGTATCATCTTCATCGCCGCCCTCAGCGCTTACGACATGGTGCTGGTGGAGGACGATGAAGTG AACCGAATGCATGAATCGCTCCACCTGTTCAACAGTATCTGCAACCATCGTTACTTCGCAGCCACCTCCATCGTACTCTTCCTTAATAAGAAAGATGTCTTCACAGAGAAGATCAAGAAGGCCCATCTCAGCATGTGCTTCCCTGAGTATGATG GACCCAATACATATGAGGATGCTGGTAACTACATCAAGATGCAGTTCCTGGACCTGAACCTGCGGCGAGACATCAAGGAAATCTACTCCCACATGACCTGTGCTACGGACACACAGAACGTCAAGTTTGTGTTCGATGCCGTGACAGACATCATCATCAAAGAAAATCTCAAGGACTGTGGTCTCTTCTAA